The Eleftheria terrae genome has a window encoding:
- a CDS encoding PEP-CTERM sorting domain-containing protein, with translation MPEPQTMALMLVGIGAVAWGARWRAWARPAASVKTPPRRAFSQWAPWR, from the coding sequence ATGCCCGAACCGCAGACGATGGCACTGATGCTCGTCGGGATCGGAGCCGTCGCATGGGGTGCTCGGTGGCGCGCTTGGGCTCGGCCTGCGGCGTCTGTCAAGACCCCGCCTAGACGCGCATTCTCGCAATGGGCTCCGTGGCGATGA